A window of the Anoplolepis gracilipes chromosome 11, ASM4749672v1, whole genome shotgun sequence genome harbors these coding sequences:
- the LOC140671023 gene encoding uncharacterized protein, which yields MDRLANWTRGVNVTIPAPVAGQNCVSNSSNSAFLDKSLVTVPSWSSVQQDLRWMFLLHTYGFACLFFVLGFYTFFSILNLRSLISSRPFMSTINIFLCLLGASRAACLFIDPYNLKETMPKVIGSIIWDIGYPCITSAFCLIQLAFLQLTKLKFGPERIQKESCLSLIITAHFFFIIASDITLSSHNCYMAKYVVQAAFLVWSIFLYLAFLHAAYKVDHLLRTMPSSMLTRDNSNAHQKGIMQLAMLAPYSNLATSVAAALVPTLLGPKMKGPEECEAANAGKSTEETIAEEESRVPAKVYKVEEPARKEANRVAIVPTCTVQLPSQEQKSAVPEVYVRPPTPTPSTANLPIITVSSPSRRSSMASRRGSDTSNKSSRRNSECSVRFVNDDDMSPIMEGRRMTEGSPRHLPRIRGDEPLERSRSPDNTRRYSENITLSGSSRELRRCSDFTHEKNRGSQFATKLRRNSDFGNRTPRRMLPPENEQARLPKVLDVSPVGSRRNSDIDNFASSRPDLRRNSESCYRRNSEFVHIKPLIINRRSSDISIRTLDRSPTHFQSIVPVKMETQEKSESDSDQPDCSEKAALMKDNSKSKDEETKARKKNLSWNDKPIEDPENITAETNLLPETPNEARVMGTDFTLHSILNHIAYVNRAKSDTPLHIPEADTAAARKSQMRRVLNVTRATAILGILLCITDAFRIFGPYGLLADTVQYGAEPAPMQFPKPWPWLLYQTISRIFELVMGCAMASVTKQPSVSPRHQYLSSYPNYSPRVKRGTSPYI from the exons ATGGATAGGCTGGCTAACTGGACTCGTG GTGTAAACGTAACGATCCCAGCGCCTGTCGCCGGACAAAACTGTGTGTCAAACTCGTCGAACTCTGCGTTCCTAGACAAATCACTAGTTACTGTTCCGTCGTGGAGTTCGGTACAACAAGACTTAAGATGGATGTTCCTACTGCACACGTACGGTTTTGCATGCCTCTTCTTCGTACTTGGATTTTATACATTCTTCTCTATTCTAAATTTAAG atcTCTCATATCAAGCAGGCCGTTCATGTCCACGATTAATATATTCCTATGTTTGCTCGGAGCGTCGCGAGCCGCTTGCCTGTTCATAGATCCATACAATCTCAAGGAAACGATGCCCAAGGTCATCGGATCAATCATATGGGACATTGGATATCCATGCATTACGTCTGCCTTTTGTCTGATACAGTTGGCTTTCCTGCAATTGACAAAg CTGAAATTCGGTCCGGAAAGGATACAAAAAGAATCCTGCCTCAGTCTCATTATAACGGCGCATTTCTTCTTCATAATCGCCAGCGACATCACTCTGTCCTCCCATAATTGCTACATGGCGAAATACGTAGTTCAAGCAGCGTTTCTCGTATGGAGCATCTTCCTGTATCTCGCGTTCCTGCATGCGGCTTACAAAGTCGATCACCTGCTCCGTACCATGCCGAGCAGTATGTTGACACGAGACAATTCCAACGCACATCAAAAAG GTATCATGCAGCTCGCAATGTTGGCGCCGTATAGTAATTTGGCAACCTCAGTCGCTGCCGCGCTTGTACCCACCTTACTTGGTCCCAAGATGAAGGGTCCAGAGGAATGCGAAGCTGCGAACGCGGGTAAAAGTACGGAAGAGACGATCGCGGAAGAAG AATCGCGAGTCCCCGCCAAGGTGTACAAGGTGGAGGAACCGGCGCGGAAGGAAGCGAATCGTGTTGCGATTGTACCCACGTGCACTGTACAATTACCGTCGCAAGAACAGAAATCGGCAGTGCCGGAGGTCTATGTGAGACCGCCCACTCCCACCCCGTCGACCGCTAATCTGCCGATTATAACCGTGTCTAGTCCGAGTCGCAGAAGTTCAATGGCCAGCCGACGAGGCAGCGATACGTCCAACAAATCGTCGCGCAGAAATTCGGAGTGTAGTGTCAGATTTGTAAACGACGACGATATGTCCCCGATCATGGAAGGCAGACGCATGACCGAAGGTAGCCCCAGGCATTTGCCGAGGATACGAGGAGACGAGCCGCTTGAGAGAAGCCGCTCGCCTGACAATACACGACGATATTCGGAGAATATCACGCTGTCGGGCAGCAGCAGAGAATTGAGACGTTGCTCTGATTTCACCCACGAGAAGAACCGCGGCTCGCAGTTTGCGACTAAGCTTAGGAGGAACAGCGATTTTGGTAACCGGACACCTAGAAGAATGTTACCGCCTGAAAATGAACAAGCTAGATTGCCTAAAGTTCTAGATGTCAGTCCAGTGG GTTCAAGACGCAATTccgatattgataattttgcatCGTCTCGACCAGACTTGCGTAGAAATTCCGAGAGCTGCTACCGACGTAACTCCGAATTTGTTCATATTAAGCCGTTAATTATAAATCGTCGAAGTAGCGATATCAGCATCAGAACTCTGGATAGGAGTCCTACGCACTTTCAGAGTATAGTACCTGTAAAGATGGAGACGCAGGAGAAATCCGAATCAGATTCGGATCAACCTGATTGCAGTGAGAAGGCGGCGCTGATGAAAGATAACTCAAAGAGCAAGGACGAAGAGACTAAAGCGCGTAAGAAGAATCTGTCATGGAACGATAAACCTATTGAAGACCCGGAGAATATTACGGCAGAGACAAACTTGCTTCCCGAAACACCTAACGAAGCAAGAGTTATG GGCACGGATTTTACTCTTCACTCGATACTGAATCACATCGCGTATGTGAACCGAGCAAAATCCGATACGCCGTTGCATATTCCGGAAGCAGACACCGCGGCTGCCCGGAAGTCTCAGATGCGAAGAGTATTAAATGTCACACGCGCCACTGCGATTCTAGGGATCCTTCTGTGCATCACGGACGCCTTTCGTATTTTTGGACCATACG GACTCCTTGCTGATACTGTACAATATGGTGCAGAACCAGCACCGATGCAATTTCCTAAGCCGTGGCCATGGCTGTTATATCAAACGATATCAAGAATATTTGAACTTGTGATGGGCTGCGCTATGGCGAGTGTAACTAAACAGCCGTCAGTAAGTCCGCGACATCAATATCTGAGTAGTTATCCTAATTATTCCCCGCGTGTAAAACGGGGAACTAGTCCTTACATATGA
- the LOC140671032 gene encoding transmembrane protein 203: MIFSLNELVHWLGLTIFEIWINLVALTFFTVLLALKLDENYFLGASGWWEVFSPLFIADGLNTYFCAIIFIRMYMEGMIKVGILRAIWSLISLLLVFVFKYLLCKKLSGQSTLEYSEVLSPVFILLQLIAVRACQLH; encoded by the coding sequence atgattttttctttgaatgaACTTGTTCACTGGTTAGGCTTGACAATTTTTGAGATATGGATCAACTTGGTTGCATTAACATTCTTTACTGTGCTGCTAGCTTTAAAATTAGACGAGAATTATTTTCTGGGAGCGTCAGGATGGTGGGAAGTATTTTCGCCGCTTTTTATAGCCGATGGTCTGAATACATACTTTTGtgcaattatattcataagaATGTACATGGAGGGAATGATCAAAGTGGGCATTTTACGAGCAATCTGGAGCCTGATTTCGTTACTTTTGgtctttgtatttaaatatcttttgtgTAAAAAACTGTCTGGACAAAGCACGTTGGAATACTCGGAAGTTTTGAGTCCTGTATTTATTCTTCTGCAACTGATTGCAGTTAGAGCTTGTCAACTACATTAA
- the Rpp20 gene encoding ribonuclease P protein subunit p20, whose protein sequence is MAEANDNSRGLSETTPKRKDIRCKTGLSNSKHVLRKKQSLELKKNGRDIYVNNKTSFKGQLYKCEKLFDKGASELVIHGLGAAVFKAVNLALKLKEIHYGTLDLDIKTSTVTLVDELETLDDDADYEVSNRQNSGIHIRVFRRVPFAVLRSKAK, encoded by the exons ATGGCCGAGGCAAACGATAATTCGAGGGGGTTGAGCGAAACCACCCCCAAACGAAAGGATATACGCTGTAAAACTGGCTTGTCAAATTCCAAGCATGTTCTGCGAAAGAAACAGTCCCTCGAATTGAAGAAAAACGGCAGGGatatatacgtaaacaatAAAACTTCCTTCAAG ggACAATTATACAAGTGTGAAAAACTATTCGATAAGGGCGCATCAGAGCTAGTTATCCATGGTCTTGGAGCTGCTGTGTTTAAAGCAGTCAATTTAGCCTTGAAATTGAAGGAGATTCATTATGGGACTTTAGATCTTGATATAAAAACTTCTACCGTAACTTTAGTGG ATGAATTAGAAACATTGGACGATGATGCAGATTATGAAGTAAGTAATAGACAAAACTCTGGCATACACATACGTGTCTTCAGAAGAGTGCCATTCGCTGTACTGAGATCTAAGGCAAAGTGA
- the Cstf50 gene encoding cleavage stimulation factor subunit 1 isoform X1, with amino-acid sequence MKEPEVDPKNMIKSRELLYRLMISQLFYDGHQTLAVQLSNMIQAEPPCPPSDRLLHLMLIGAAHEPDRSKKDTSNNVSTFASSFDNTLGPGLDLEFETETQTQAPEPAQYETAYVTSHKGNCRAGAFSADGQLIATGSVDASIKILDVDRMLAKSAPDEMAPGDQTGGHPVIRTLYDHLEEVTCLEFHPREPILVSGSRDFSVKLFDFSKASVKKAFRTITDADQIRCLSFHPTGDFLIVGTNHPVVRLYDVNTAQCFVCSIPSHQHTAGITSIKYSPDAKTYASAGKDGSIKLWDGVSNRCINTFVKAHDGYEVCSVTFTRNGKYLLSSGKDSLIKLWELSTSRCLIAYTGAGTTGKQEHKAQAIFNHTEDYVMFPDEATTSLCAWNSRNASRKQLLSLGHNGPVRLIVHSPTAPAFLTCSDDFRARFWFRRMPTH; translated from the exons ATGAAGGAACCCGAAGTGGATCCGAAGAACATGATAAAGAGCAGAGAACTGCTCTACAGACTGATGATCAG TCAGTTGTTCTATGATGGTCATCAGACATTAGCCGTGCAACTGTCCAACATGATACAAGCGGAACCGCCGTGTCCACCCTCGGATCGATTGCTTCATTTGATGTTAATCGGCGCTGCCCACGAGCCGGATCGTTCTAAGAAGGATACCAGCAACAATGTGTCCACATTTGCTTCAAGCTTTGACAATACTTTAGGACCTGGACTAGATTTGGAATTTGAGACAGAGACTCAGACACAGGCTCCAGAACCGGCACAATACGAAACTGCATATGTTACATCCCATAAAGGAAACTGCAGAGCGGGAGCTTTCTCAGCAGATGGGCAGTTGATCGCTACTGGTTCTGTAGATgcttcgataaaaattttggaTGTAGACAGAATGCTCGCCAAGTCCGCTCCGGACGAGATGGCTCCTGGAGATCAGACTGGTGGACATCCAGTCATAAGAACCTTATACGATCATTTGGAAGAAGTGACGTGTTTGGAGTTTCATCCTAGGGAACCTATACTTGTGTCTGGTAGCCGCGATTTCTCCGTAAAGCTATTCGATTTCAGTAAAGCTAGTGTCAAAAAAGCGTTTAGGACTATCACGGATGCCGATCAAATCCGGTGTTTATCTTTTCATCCCACTGGAGATTTCCTCATTGTTGGAACTAATCATCCGGTAGTTAGGTTGTACGATGTGAATACTGCACAGTGCTTCGTGTGTAGCATACCGAGTCACCAACATACAGCTGGGATAACGAGCATCAAGTATTCACCTGATGCAAAGACTTACGCGTCGGCTGGAAAGGACGGTAGCATCAAGCTCTGGGATGGTGTGTCGAATCGATGTATTAATACCTTTGTGAAAGCACACGATGGTTATGAAGTATGCTCGGTGACCTTCACGAGGAATGGCAAG TATTTACTATCCTCAGGAAAAGATTCCTTGATAAAGTTGTGGGAATTGTCTACTAGCAGATGTTTAATAGCATATACAGGTGCTGGAACTAcag GTAAACAGGAACACAAGGCACAGGCTATCTTTAATCATACCGAAGATTACGTGATGTTTCCCGATGAAGCTACTACTTCATTGTGCGCTTGGAATTCTCGTAATGCATCAAGAAAACAACTCTTATCCTTGGGTCACAATGGTCCCGTGAGACTAATCGTGCATTCACCAACTGCTCCTGCTTTTTTGACATGTAGTGATGATTTTAGGGCAAGATTTTGGTTTCGAAGAATGCCGACTCACTAG
- the Cstf50 gene encoding cleavage stimulation factor subunit 1 isoform X2 yields MIQAEPPCPPSDRLLHLMLIGAAHEPDRSKKDTSNNVSTFASSFDNTLGPGLDLEFETETQTQAPEPAQYETAYVTSHKGNCRAGAFSADGQLIATGSVDASIKILDVDRMLAKSAPDEMAPGDQTGGHPVIRTLYDHLEEVTCLEFHPREPILVSGSRDFSVKLFDFSKASVKKAFRTITDADQIRCLSFHPTGDFLIVGTNHPVVRLYDVNTAQCFVCSIPSHQHTAGITSIKYSPDAKTYASAGKDGSIKLWDGVSNRCINTFVKAHDGYEVCSVTFTRNGKYLLSSGKDSLIKLWELSTSRCLIAYTGAGTTGKQEHKAQAIFNHTEDYVMFPDEATTSLCAWNSRNASRKQLLSLGHNGPVRLIVHSPTAPAFLTCSDDFRARFWFRRMPTH; encoded by the exons ATGATACAAGCGGAACCGCCGTGTCCACCCTCGGATCGATTGCTTCATTTGATGTTAATCGGCGCTGCCCACGAGCCGGATCGTTCTAAGAAGGATACCAGCAACAATGTGTCCACATTTGCTTCAAGCTTTGACAATACTTTAGGACCTGGACTAGATTTGGAATTTGAGACAGAGACTCAGACACAGGCTCCAGAACCGGCACAATACGAAACTGCATATGTTACATCCCATAAAGGAAACTGCAGAGCGGGAGCTTTCTCAGCAGATGGGCAGTTGATCGCTACTGGTTCTGTAGATgcttcgataaaaattttggaTGTAGACAGAATGCTCGCCAAGTCCGCTCCGGACGAGATGGCTCCTGGAGATCAGACTGGTGGACATCCAGTCATAAGAACCTTATACGATCATTTGGAAGAAGTGACGTGTTTGGAGTTTCATCCTAGGGAACCTATACTTGTGTCTGGTAGCCGCGATTTCTCCGTAAAGCTATTCGATTTCAGTAAAGCTAGTGTCAAAAAAGCGTTTAGGACTATCACGGATGCCGATCAAATCCGGTGTTTATCTTTTCATCCCACTGGAGATTTCCTCATTGTTGGAACTAATCATCCGGTAGTTAGGTTGTACGATGTGAATACTGCACAGTGCTTCGTGTGTAGCATACCGAGTCACCAACATACAGCTGGGATAACGAGCATCAAGTATTCACCTGATGCAAAGACTTACGCGTCGGCTGGAAAGGACGGTAGCATCAAGCTCTGGGATGGTGTGTCGAATCGATGTATTAATACCTTTGTGAAAGCACACGATGGTTATGAAGTATGCTCGGTGACCTTCACGAGGAATGGCAAG TATTTACTATCCTCAGGAAAAGATTCCTTGATAAAGTTGTGGGAATTGTCTACTAGCAGATGTTTAATAGCATATACAGGTGCTGGAACTAcag GTAAACAGGAACACAAGGCACAGGCTATCTTTAATCATACCGAAGATTACGTGATGTTTCCCGATGAAGCTACTACTTCATTGTGCGCTTGGAATTCTCGTAATGCATCAAGAAAACAACTCTTATCCTTGGGTCACAATGGTCCCGTGAGACTAATCGTGCATTCACCAACTGCTCCTGCTTTTTTGACATGTAGTGATGATTTTAGGGCAAGATTTTGGTTTCGAAGAATGCCGACTCACTAG
- the LOC140671028 gene encoding uncharacterized protein isoform X1, whose product MSDTKTETKNDNNIEDASKEQSTEEKPTPTKNKRGGTKRLSTLERTAQEGEAILKVRLAKNHAGMNKSVGEVEGRRRTRSSARGLTSTTPVPSPPKKEKRETSSKGGGGRRGRPKRQEKNNENNTDEETSNNKSEKHTEEESTKMEVDEEKEEGKDEKDSKALQNEDKNAEAADSKDTEKTSEANSKDEKVTEESENVDEAKSTSPSEEKKQEEVKDSSDSSQDATDTAAEAPPLSSSDSQNPSNTVTTEENKE is encoded by the exons ATGTCTGACACCAAGACGGAGACCAAGAACGACAACAACATCGAGGATGCGTCCAAG GAACAGTCGACGGAGGAGAAACCGACTCCGACGAAAAACAAACGAGGTGGCACCAAGAGGCTCTCCACTCTTGAAAGGACCGCTCAGGAGGGTGAGGCAATCCTAAAGGTGCGTCTCGCGAAGAATCACGCG GGTATGAACAAATCTGTCGGTGAAGTGGAAGGCAGAAGACGCACCCGCAGTTCAGCCAGAGGCCTAACTTCGACAACGCCAGTGCCATCGCCTCCtaaaaaggagaaaagggAAACATCGTCAAAAGGCGGTGGTGGCCGACGTGGACGCCCAAAGAGGcaagagaagaataatgaaaacaATACCGATGAAGAAACGTCCAATAACAAAAGCGAAAAACACACGGAAGAGGAGTCTACAAAGATGGAGGTAGATGAGGAAAAGGAGGAGGGAAAAGATGAAAAAGACAGCAAAGCACTACaaaatgaagataaaaatGCGGAGGCCGCGGACAGTAAAGATACTGAGAAAACATCCGAGGCCAATTCCAAGGACGAGAAAGTAACGGAAGAGTCTGAGAACGTGGACGAAGCTAAAAGCACCTCTCCCAgcgaagaaaagaaacaagaGGAAGTAAAGGACAGCTCGGACTCGAGTCAAGATGCGACGGACACAGCAGCGGAAGCGCCACCTTTATCCTCATCGGATTCCCAAAATCCCTCCAACACTGTTACTACCGAGGAAAATAAGGAATAA
- the LOC140671028 gene encoding uncharacterized protein isoform X2, with amino-acid sequence MSDTKTETKNDNNIEDASKEQSTEEKPTPTKNKRGGTKRLSTLERTAQEGEAILKGMNKSVGEVEGRRRTRSSARGLTSTTPVPSPPKKEKRETSSKGGGGRRGRPKRQEKNNENNTDEETSNNKSEKHTEEESTKMEVDEEKEEGKDEKDSKALQNEDKNAEAADSKDTEKTSEANSKDEKVTEESENVDEAKSTSPSEEKKQEEVKDSSDSSQDATDTAAEAPPLSSSDSQNPSNTVTTEENKE; translated from the exons ATGTCTGACACCAAGACGGAGACCAAGAACGACAACAACATCGAGGATGCGTCCAAG GAACAGTCGACGGAGGAGAAACCGACTCCGACGAAAAACAAACGAGGTGGCACCAAGAGGCTCTCCACTCTTGAAAGGACCGCTCAGGAGGGTGAGGCAATCCTAAAG GGTATGAACAAATCTGTCGGTGAAGTGGAAGGCAGAAGACGCACCCGCAGTTCAGCCAGAGGCCTAACTTCGACAACGCCAGTGCCATCGCCTCCtaaaaaggagaaaagggAAACATCGTCAAAAGGCGGTGGTGGCCGACGTGGACGCCCAAAGAGGcaagagaagaataatgaaaacaATACCGATGAAGAAACGTCCAATAACAAAAGCGAAAAACACACGGAAGAGGAGTCTACAAAGATGGAGGTAGATGAGGAAAAGGAGGAGGGAAAAGATGAAAAAGACAGCAAAGCACTACaaaatgaagataaaaatGCGGAGGCCGCGGACAGTAAAGATACTGAGAAAACATCCGAGGCCAATTCCAAGGACGAGAAAGTAACGGAAGAGTCTGAGAACGTGGACGAAGCTAAAAGCACCTCTCCCAgcgaagaaaagaaacaagaGGAAGTAAAGGACAGCTCGGACTCGAGTCAAGATGCGACGGACACAGCAGCGGAAGCGCCACCTTTATCCTCATCGGATTCCCAAAATCCCTCCAACACTGTTACTACCGAGGAAAATAAGGAATAA